Proteins encoded in a region of the Amia ocellicauda isolate fAmiCal2 chromosome 19, fAmiCal2.hap1, whole genome shotgun sequence genome:
- the LOC136715018 gene encoding serine/threonine-protein kinase N2-like, whose translation MGLKAILRKSYVYPVVLALMLWRRFTSRPEKPDAGGQVEEGAGEGLPEAQGLTAASRHDISPATSTTAVERPSQKDVVVTDIPTDRSSDVAKPDAHRREEIDVPEPGSLAVPSSTDMRGQRLLGSGVKNYKSVAVLGHGTFGKVLLAEDKDRSEMVAIKALKKGDIVILGNVESVMCERRILETVSSVRHPFLVNLLSCFQTQVHICFVMEFAAGGNLSTHMQAARFKEPRAIFYAACVVLGLEFLHERRIVYRDLKPDNLVLDSEGFLKIADFGLCKEGIGFGDHTSSPCGTPSYFAPEVLTQASYTRAVDWWGLGVLIFHMLVGRPPFRGDDGEQLFRNIVEAEVRYPWFVSSKATSIMKELLHKTPAERLGSGEGDAAEVKKHPYFSRVDWNGLLERKVKPPFIPTIRGHKDVRNFSSAYLSENIPVLTPPQQPIILTEEEEENFCDFGYTATWC comes from the exons ATGGGATTGAAGGCGATCTTGAGGAAGTCCTACGTGTATCCTGTGGTGCTGGCACTCATGCTATGGAGGCGCTTCACGTCTCGCCCGGAAAAGCCCGATGCTGGTGGGCAGGTAGAGGAAGGCGCTGGAGAGGGTCTGCCTGAGGCACAGGGCCTCACTGCCGCCTCCAGGCACGACATCTCACCGGCGACCAGCACGACGGCCGTGGAAAGACCGAGTCAGAAG GATGTAGTGGTGACTGACATCCCGACTGACAGAAGTAGTGATGTGGCAAAACCAGACGCCCACCGTCGAGAGGAGATTGACGTTCCAGAGCCGGGGAGCTTAGCTGTTCCATCATCTACAGATATGAG GGGGCAGCGGCTTCTGGGTTCTGGTGTCAAGAACTACAAATCTGTTGCCGTGCTGGGGCATGGCACTTTTGGGAAG GTGCTGCTTGCTGAGGACAAAGATAGATCCGAAATGGTGGCCATTAAGGCACTGAAAAAAGGAGATATTGTAATCCTTGGTAATGTTGAGAG TGTCATGTGTGAAAGGAGGATTTTGGAGACCGTCAGCAGTGTCCGGCACCCCTTTTTGGTGAACCTCCTGTCCTGCTTCCAGACGCAAGTTCACATCTGTTTCGTTATGGAGTTTGCGGCAGGGGGAAACCTCTCAACACACATGCAGGCAGCCAGGTTTAAGGAGCCCAGGGCCAT attttatgCGGCTTGCGTGGTGCTGGGCTTGGAATTCCTGCACGAGCGCAGAATAGTgtacag ggATTTGAAGCCAGATAACTTGGTGCTGGACTCAGAGGGCTTTCTGAAAATTGCAGACTTTGGGCTCTGCAAGGaag GCATCGGTTTCGGAGATCACACCAGTTCACCTTGCGGCACTCCCTCGTATTTCGCTCCAGAAGTCCTGACCCAAGCATCTtacacccgggcagtggactggtggggCCTGGGTGTGCTCATCTTTCATATGCTGGTTGGCAGG CCTCCTTTCCGCGGTGACGATGGAGAGCAGTTGTTTCGGAATATTGTTGAGGCTGAAGTGCGATATCCTTGGTTCGTCTCTTCAAAGGCCACCTCCATAATGAAAgag CTTCTGCATAAAACTCCAGCCGAGCGCCTTGGGTCAGGTGAAGGGGATGCTGCAGAGGTGAAGAAGCATCCCTACTTCTCG AGAGTGGATTGGAATGGGCTGCTGGAAAGGAAGGTGAAGCCTCCTTTCATCCCTACCATCAGAGGGCACAAGGATGTCAGGAATTTCAGCAGCGCATACCTGTCAGAAAATATACCAGTCCTGACTCCACCTCAGCAGCCCATCATACTcaccgaggaggaggaggagaacttCTGTGACTTTGGATACACAGCAACATGGTGTTAG
- the LOC136714382 gene encoding endophilin-B1 — MDFNVKRLAADAGTFLSRAVQFTEEKLGQAEKTELDAHLEKLLGRAECTKQWTERILKQTEVLLQPNPNVRIEEFLYEKLEKKVPTRMNNHEQLGQYMIESGNECGPGTAYGNALIKCGETQKEIGSAEREFIQSSAINFLTPFRNFLEGDFKTISKERKLLQNKRLDLDAAKTRLKKARVAEARAAAEQELRITQSEFDRQAEITRLLLEGISSTHAHHLRCLNDFVEAQSTYYAQCYQYMVDLQKQLGSFPSTFSSNNNQSPSRSGPSVSVPTIPVSASLSAPSNSMSSPGFNELRASSGSRKARVLYDYDAAGSSELSLLADEVITVCSVPGMDSDWLMGERGNQKGKVPITYLELLN; from the exons ATGGACTTCAACGTCAAAAGATTAGCAGCTGACGCCGGCACTTTCCTTAGTCGAGCAGTTCAG tTTACAGAAGAAAAGCTTGGCCAGGCAGAGAAGACCGAGTTGGATGCCCACCTGGAGAAGCTTTTAGGCAGAGCAGAATGCACCAAGCAGTGGACCGAGCGCATCCTGAAGCAGACTGAGGTTCTGCTCCAGCCAAACCCAA ATGTTAGAATAGAAGAATTTCTGTATgagaaactggaaaaaaaagtcCCCACCCGGATGAACAACCACGAACAGCTGGGACAGTATATGATTGAATCTGGGAATGAGTGTGGACCAGGAACTGCCTACG GAAACGCTCTCATCAAGTGCGGAGAGACCCAGAAGGAGATTGGGAGCGCGGAGAGGGAGTTCATACAGAGCTCAGCCATTAACTTCCttacacctttcagaaacttcCTGGAGGGGGATTTCAAAACCATTTCA aaAGAACGCAAGCTATTGCAGAATAAGCGTTTGGACCTGGATGCTGCGAAAACCAGACTGAAGAAAGCCCGGGTAGCTGAGGCCAGGGCAGCA GCAGAGCAGGAGCTCAGAATAACTCAGAGCGAGTTCGATCGGCAGGCAGAGATCACCAGACTCCTGTTGGAAGGAATCAGTAGCACTCAT GCGCATCATCTCCGCTGCCTGAATGACTTTGTAGAAGCCCAGTCCACGTACTACGCACAGTGTTACCAGTACATGGTGGACCTGCAGAAACAGCTGGGAAG CTTTCCATCCACGTTTTCTTCTAACAACAATCAGTCTCCCTCGCGTTCTGGGCCCAGCGTCTCTGTCCCCACCATCCCCGTCTCGGCCTCCCTCTCTGCCCCGTCCAACTCCATGAGCTCTCCGGGCTTCAACGAGCTGCGGGCGTCCAGCGGCAGCAGGAAGGCCCGGGTGCTGTACGATTACGACGCGGCGGGCAGTAGCGAGCTGTCTTTACTGGCCGATGAG GTGATCACAGTGTGCAGTGTCCCAGGAATGGACTCAGACTGGTTAATGGGAGAGCGGGGAAACCAGAAAGGAAAAGTGCCTATTACCTACCTTGAGCTGCTAAACTGA